The Streptomyces sp. NBC_01439 genome contains the following window.
AGTCGTCCGCGCCGAGATGCCGAATGTGTGCGTCCGGTCCCGGGAAGAAGAGGGTGGTCCTGCCGGTGTCCGACCAGCGGACGTCGTAGGGCGGGGTGCCGTCGTCGTGGTGCAGTCCGACGACTTCGCCGTCGCGACCCGCTTTGCCCACCGTCGGCCCGCCCACCACTATCTCGTCACCGACGCGAGCGTGGGGTCCGTGCTCGGACGTGCGCGTCTCCATGATCATCATCTCCTTCGGAATGCGTGCCGTGCGAGTCGGGCCGCCGCGAAGCCACTGGTGAGGGCGGCTGATGCTCGGCCAGTCGGCGTTCCGCTTCGAGGTCGGTGAGCCCGCCGGGCGCGCGTACCGGTACCTCTGCGGTGGCCGGGGTCATGGCCATGGCGGTCCTATTCGGCCGGAACCGTGATCACCGGACAGAAGGCCCGGTGCAGCAGTCCGTGGACAACGGAGCCCAGGCGCATGCCGGAGTAGCCTCCTCGTCCGCGACGGCCCACCACCACGGCCAGGGCGTGCTCGGCGGCTTCCGCGAGCTCTTCCACCGGGTGCCCGATCGGGACCTCGTGGGAGAGCACCACGTCCGGGTACTTCTGCGACCAGCCGGCCGTGGCCTCGGACAGCATCCGCCTCTGAGCCTGCAATGCGACCTCCTCGTCGTGGAGCAGGAAGACCGGCGGCTGCCACACTGCGATGGCGCGCAGTGCTGCGCCGCGCAGGTCGGCTTCCTCGAAAGCAAGCGCCAGCGCAGCCTTCGAGGACTCACTGCCGTCGATGCCGACGACCAGGTAGGGCGTCTCCTGGGTGGTGTGCTCGGGGTTTCCCACCACGACGACGGGGCAATGCGCCTGGGCCACGACCGGGACCACCGTGGAACCGGCGCTGAAGAGTTCCGCGGTCCGGCTCAGGTGACGGGATCCGAGCACGAGCATGCGGGCCTGGTGAGACAGGCGTCCGATGGCGGGAACGGGGAATCCTTCGATCAGATCAGTGGCTGCGTCAAGCCCCAGGTGTCGGTCCCGCGCCCAGTCGTAACCTGCCGTAAGAGCTTCAGAGCCCGCCTGGCGCAGAGCCGTCCTGCGGGGTGTGTCATCAACCTGCCGCGTACGCTGCGGCGGAGGCACAGCCACGACGAGTCGGAGCCCGATCCCACGACGGTGGGCCTCGTCCGACGCCCAGGCAAGGGGCAAGTGCCAGTCCCTGGCCGGGTCGATGCCTACGACGATCTCGCGGCGTTCGGCGGTGGCCATCACGATCCACTCCCGTGCTCGTCCGGGTGGCGCGGGATGAGCAGCACAGGGCAGTGCGAGTGGTGTACGAGGCTGTGGGTGTGCCGCCCGAGGGTGGGTCCCAGGTATGCGGACGCCCTGCGACCGCCCATGACCAGCAGGTCGGCGTGCCGGGAAGCCTCTACGAGAACACCGGCGACGGACGCGCTCTTCTCGGCATCCGCCCGCACGGTGAGGTCCGGGAATTCCCGGCGGATTCGCTCCGTCAGCGCGGTCAGGTGCCGGACGTACTCGTCGGCGATCTCCTTGATGTCGTCCATCATGGTCATCACGTCGCCAACGGACTGGAGCACGTTCCACACCTGGAGCAGCCGCAGCTCGGCCTTGCGCAGCTCGGCCTCGCGCGCCGCGTAACGCACACAGTCCAGATCTCGCTCGTCACGGACCCCGGCGAGTACCGTCCCGCTCTCGGCGCCGCTTTCGGTTCCCCTGACGATGATGACGGGCGTCTTCGCACCGGCCGCCACCTTCAGGCCCACGGATCCGAGCAAGAGGGAGTTGAATCCGCCCAACCCCCGGTTGCCGACCACTATGGTGCCGCGACGACCAGCGGCCCGGTGCAGGCTGGCCACGGGGTCGCCACGACCGAATTCCGTGGTGGCGACCAGGCCGGGGTGCTGCTTCTTGACCGCAGCAGCGATTTCGTCGAGCAGTTCGCGGCCGGCAACACGGACGCGCTCAATGGTCTCGACAGATGCGTAGAGTGCCCGGCCGTCCGTGTCGGCGCCGTACACGATGTGCAGCGGACGCCCTCGGCGTTCGGCCTCTCCCGCTGCCCAGAGCGCGGCCTGACGGGCGGGCTCGGAGCCGTCGACGCCGACGACGACGGAGCCGAGTTCGGAACCGCTGACGGTGTGCTCCATGATTCCTCCTCGCCCAGGGCCAGTGAGGGTCTGACCTCACAGTGACACCGCAGGCCCCTGTGGGAAGAGGGCCGCTCAGGACCTTCATGGGGGCCAAAGGTCCCGGTCGGGCCTCCTTCGTGGTCACGCTGTGGTGTCCAGCCACCCGCTGTACGGCTTGAGGGACTCCTGCAGGGACGGAGCTCCGGCAGCCTGCATGTCGCCGTAGGCGGCTCGCTTCATCTGGAGGGCGAGATCCTCCATGGCACGAGCGACCGCGAGTTCGTCGCCGATCTCCGGGACGTCGTCGTCCTGGGGCGCGCAGCGGGCGGTGCCGTGGCCCGTGAGCCGGTTCGTACCCGTGTCGAGTTCCAGGCGTGCCTTCGTCGTGTGGTCCTCCTCGAAGAGGTAGAGACGGACCTTCCATTCGGCTGTGTGTGACATGGGAGCCTCCGGACGGGTTCAGGCGTTCGTGCTTCGGCGAGTGCGTCGGGCCCAGCGCCGGAATTCATCGGTGCCCCACACGAGGACCGGGAAGGTGGCGATGAGCGCGACGACGTCAAGGGAGAGGGCTGCGGTGCCGAACAGGTCTTGCAACGGCGGCGCGTAGACGAGCGCCGCGGCGAAGACCAGCTCGAAGGCGATGCCCGCGAGGAGCAGGTGGTTGCTGAACAGGCCGATCTCGCGCAGAGCAGCGTGGTCGGTGCGTGCGGCCATCGCCGTGCCGACCTGACAGGTGACGATGCCGGCGAAAGTGGCGGTGGTCGCGGTGACGTACGCGTGGTGGAGGGGGGTGCCGGGGCCGGTGGGGTCGCCGGGGTGCCAGCCCGCCCGCCAGAGCACGTAGAAGAACGCGGTCATGACCAGGGCGGCGGACACCGTGCCGAGCCATCCCCAGCTCCGGATGAGCATGTCGCGGGAGATGACCCCCTGCGAGCTCGGTCGCGGCGGACGGCTCATGACGCCCGGCTCGGCCCGTTCCCGGCCGAGGGCGAGGGCGGGGAGGGTCTCGGTGCCGAGGTCGATGGCGAGGATCTGCAGGACGGTCAGCGGCAGGGGGACGGTGCCGGCCGAGAGTGCGAACACCAGGAAGGGCACGACCTCGGGGGTGGCGTGGGCGAAGATGTAGACGATGAACTTGCGGACGTTGTCGTATACGCGGCGCCCGGATTCGATGGCGGCGACGATGGTGGCGAAGTTGTCGTCGGTCAGCACCATCGTGGACGCTTCGCGTGCCACGTCGGTGCCGGACCGGCCCATCGCGACCCCGATGTGCGCACGGTGAAGTGCCGGGGCGTCGTTGACACCGTCGCCGGTCATGGCCACGATCTGCCCGTGTGCGCGCAGCGTGTCGGCCACGTGCAGCTTGGTCTCCGGAGAAGAGCGGGCGAAAACGACCTCGGCATCGCCTTGTGCCAGGAGCTGGTCGAGCTCCTGGTCACCCACCGTCTCGGACTGGGCCACCACCGTGAGGCGCGGTACTCCGATCCCGACCTCCCGCGCGACGGCGGCCGCGGTGGCGCCGTTGTCACCCGTGACGATATGGACCCGGACGCCCGCGTCGTGACAGCGGCGGACGGCCTCCGCGACCTCGGGCCGCGGAGGGTCGTACAGGCCGACGAGCCCCAGAAGGCGCAGACCGCTCTCCGCATCGTGGCGCCGCGCCGGCGTCGCAGCCCCCTTCGGCAGGTCGCGCACGGCGACGGCCAGGACACGCATGCCGTCGTGGGCGAGCCGGTCCGCGGCGGCGAGCGCGGCAGTGGAGTCCCCGCCGTCAAGGGCGCCCACCACCGACTCTGGCGCGCCTTTGACGATGACGCGGGCGCCGTCCGGTTCCGCCTGCTGCACGACGGACATCAGGCGCAAGCGGGGGTCGAAACGGAAGAGGACCTGGCGGTCGGCGTCCCTCCTGTCGAGGTCGATGGGGGCGCCGTGGGCACCGGCTCCTTCGACCAGGGCGATCTCGGTCGGGTCCCCGTGCAGGTGGCCCTGGGCATCCCGCGTGACCGTGGTACACAGGGCCCCTGCACGGGCGAGTTCACCTGCCCAGGGGCCTTTGCTCGTACCGTGTTCAGGTGTCCACACAGTCTGGAGCCGCATGCGGTTCCGGGTGAGGGTGCCGGTCTTGTCGGTGCAGATCACGTTAGTGGACCCGAGAGTTTCGACGGCGCTCAGCCGCTTGACCACAGCCCCCTGGCGGGCGAGGGCCCGTACCCCGACGGCGAGGGCGAGGGTGATGATCGGCAGCAGGCCCTCGGGCACGTTGGCGACCAGCAGGCCGATGGCGAAGATCAGCGAGTCGGTCAGCGGGAGTCCTACGGCCACGCCTGCCACGAGGAACACCGCACCCATGGCGACCGCGACGGCGGCGATCAGCCAGGCGACCTTCTTTACCTGCCGCTCCAAGGGGCTGGGGTCGCGCTGGGTGCGCTGGCTGAGTGCGGCGATCCGTCCGAGTTCGGTGTGGTCGCCCGTGGCGAACACGATCGCCTGGGCCTGGCCCTCGGTGCAGGCAGTACCGCTGAAGACGAGGTTCGGCTCCTGGAGCAGCGGAGCCCCTGCGAGACCGGGGCCGGCGACGCGTTCGGCGGGGGCGGACTCCCCTGTCAGCATCGACAGGTCGACCTCGATACCGCCGTCTGTGAGGCGTCCATCGGCGGGGACCTTGGCGCCCTCTTCGAGGACGATGAGGTCGCCCGGCACGAGCTCGCGCGACTCGACGGCCGACGGTTGGCCGTCGCGGATCACCCATGCGTACTCGGGCAGATACCGGGCCAGGGTCTCCACTGCCTGCTCCGCCTGGCGCTCCTGCAGGAGCGCGAAGGCGGCGTTGACGATGACCACGGCGACGATGGCCCAGCCGAGGACCGCTATGTCCGCCACGAAGGCCAGTGCGGCAGCCGCCCAGAGCAGCATGGCCAGCGGGTGGACGAGCTGGCGGACGATCTCCCGGCCCAGGGAGGTACGGGCCTTGCGGCGGACCTCGTTGGGGCCGTAGACGGCGAGGCGGCGGGCCGCCTCGCGCGCGGAGAGTCCACTCGGCCCGGTGCCGAGTTCGCGCCTCAGGAGCGGCAACGGTTCGAGGGGGTCAGGGCTCAGGGGCAGCCCGTTGGCCGGAAAGGGGGGCCGGGTGGCTGCCTCAGTCATCGCCAGGTCCCTTTTCGCGTCGCAGCCTGCCGGACCAGCGCGGCTCCACGGCCTCCCACTCGTGCTCCCACTGGGCCAGGCTGCGGGTCTCGACGTGGAGCAGACGAAGGCGGACCACTGCCCCTGTGGCGAGGGCGAGCAGGCTGAAGGATCCGATTCCCGCGACTGCGGCCGTGAGGACGCGTTGGGCTTCGGCCGACGGCGCCTGCGCCTCCCTGCCCGCGTCATCGACCCAGATCGTGACCGTCCGGCCTGCCGGAGTGCCGAACGGGACGGAGATCGTGGCGGAGTGCTGGTGAGCAGCCGGGTACTCCCAAACGGCCGGAGCAACCGTCCGGGAGGTGCCGCCGGAGCGGTTGGAGACCGCGCGCTCCACGGCGCCGACCGTCGTCGCCTCGATCCGGTGCCGGTGGCGGGCCGCTTCCTGGGCACTGCGGCTTTCGGCGTCCCAGACGGCCGTCGTGACGACGGCGCCGCAGGACAGGGCGATCAGGAAGGAGAGCACGAAGGCGATGTTCCAGCGGCGCCGGGTCCGGTCGGCCGGACGACGCAGCTCGTTCGGACGTCCGCCGAACAGCCGACGCACGCGGTCGGCCGTCGCCGGGCGCGATCGGGTGGGCCCGTCTCCGGGCGTGCCGGGCTCGGACATCGTGCACCTCCGCGCTCTGGTACTGCCCGGCCGCTCAGCGGGGAGCGGCGAGTTCGGCGCTGATGTGGTGGGCCCACGTCCGGATCCGCTCGGGATTGCGGAAGTCTCCTCCCTTGCCCGCGCGGACCATGGCCCGGGCGATGAAGCCGGGCGTACTGGCGGTGATGCTGCCGCCGAAGGTGATGTGCTCGCGTGCGCCGAGGCGCTCCATCTCCCGGGCCACCGCAGGCACCGGCGCGATGTCGTGCTGCTCGGCGGAACTGTCCACGGGGCCGCTGCTGAACAGGTAGACCGGGCGGTGCTGGAGGTAGTGCTCGTTGCGTTCGGCGCAGCGCTTGGCCTTGCCGCTCCAGTGCCCGGCGTACAGGGCGCCGCCGAGCACCACTGCGTCGTACCCGCGTACGTCGTCCACGTCGTCGGCGGGGACCACGACGGCGTCGAGGCCGTCCTCACGCAGGGTCCTGCCGATCTCGGACGCGATTCCGGCGGTCGCACCGTGCTTGGTGCCGTAGGCGACCAGAACGCGCTTGGACGTCATGACGACTCTCCCTTGCCGTCCGCCGTGGTGCGCTTGACGGGGATGCTGCGCCTGGACTCCTCGGGCGAGGCCGGCATGGGCACGCGCACGGTGAGAATGCCGTCCTCGTACGCTGCCTCGACTTCGTCGGAGGGGATCGGCCCGGGCAGGCGCACAACTCTCTGGAAGGAGCCGTAGCGGAACTCCGAGTGATCCTTCTCCTCCTTGCTCTCGGTGTGCTCGGCGCTGACGGTGAGGGTGTCCCCCTCAACCGTGATCTGGATGTCCTTGTCCGGGTCCATCCCGGGAAGTTCGGCGCGCAGCGTGTACTGCCCCTCCTTGTTGGTCACCTCGATCGGGATCGGGAAGGTGTCGAACGACGACCGCCACAGCGGGAACCGTGGGAATTCGGTGCCGAACCAGTCCCTGAAATCGGGGAACGGGCTGCGCCTGCGCTCCAGGTGCGTTCCTGACATGGTGTGCTCCGTTCCGGCGCCCGATCAGCGCCTTCATGCGTTGCCTTCCTCCACTTTCACGAGACGGACGGCTGCTCCGCTTGAGACCATCGGGTCCCTGATGGGGCCGTTCGGCCCTCCCCGTACCGGACCGATTCGGCGGCGGCCACGTGGTGCTTGACCGCGGCGAAGCTGTCCGGGGCGACGGAGATGGAGTCGATCCCTGCCTTGACCAGGAACTCCGTGAAGGCGGGGTCGTCGCTCGGGCGCTGGCCACAGAGGCCGACGGGGCGGCCCGCTGCCTGGGCACGAGGGACGAGGATCTCGATGCTCCGGGTGACCGCCGGGTTGGTCTCGTCGAAGACGTGGGCGAGGGCTTCGGAGTCGCGGTCGACACCCAGGGTGAGCTGGGTGAGGTCGTTGCTGCCGATGGAGAAACCGTCGAAGCGTTCGGCGAAGTCCTGGGCCAGGATGACGTTGGCGGGGATCTCCGCCATGACGTAGACCTTCAGCCCGTTCTCCCCACGGCGGAGGCCTTCCTCAGCCATGACACCAAGCACCCGGTCGGCCTCTTCGAGGCTGCGACAGAAGGGGATCATGACGACGACGTTGGCCAGGCCCATCTCGTCGCGGACCCGGCGCAGGGCCCGGCACTCGAGGGCGAAGCCCTCCCGGTATCCGTCGCTGTAGTAGCGGCTCGCACCCCGCCAGCCGATCATCGGGTTGGCCTCGACCGGCTCGAACGGCCGACCTCCGACAAGCCGCGCGTACTCGTTGGTCTTGAAGTCGCTGGTCCGTACGATGACGGGGGCGGGCCACCGGGAGGCGGCGATCCGGGCGATGCCGTACGCCAGGCGATCGGTGAAGTAGCGGGTGCGGTCGAGGTATCCCTCGGTGAGCTGGTCGACGGCGCAGCGGTCGGCGGGGTCCAGGCGTTCGGGGTGCAGCAGGGCCATGGGGTGGACCTTGACCTGGTGCGCCACTATGAACTCCAGCCGGGCCAGGCCGACACCATCGGCCGGCAGGCGCCACCACCGGAAGGCGGCGGAGGGGTCGGCGAGGTTGAGCATGACGTGCGTCCGGGTGGCGGCGATGTCCGCGAGGTCGGTCTCGGTCTCCTCATAGGTGAGCAGCCCTTCGTAGACCTTGCCACGTCCGCCTTCGGCACAGGAGACGGTCACCTTCTGTCCGTCGTGCAGGGCCTGAGTCGCACGGCTGGTGCCGACGACGGCGGGGACGCCGAGTTCGCGGCTGACGATCGCAGCGTGGGACGTGCGGCCGCCGTGGTCGGTGACGATGGCGGAGGCCCGCTTCATGATCGGTTCCCAGTCCGGGTCGGTGATGCCGGTGACGAGCACCCCGCCGGACGGGAAGCGGTCGAGGTCGACGGGCGAGTCCAGGACGACGACGGGCCCGCTGCCGATGGCCTCGCCGACAGCGATGCCGTCCACGAGAGGCGTACCTGGCACGGCCGTCAGGCGGCAGCGGCGCAGGGTGGAGGCGGCGCGGCGGGACTGAACGGTCTCGGGCCGGGCCTGCACGATCCACAGGTCGCCGGTGAGGCCGTCTTTGGCCCATTCCAGGTCCATGGGGCAGCCGTAGTGCCCTTCGACGGTCAGCGCCCAGTCGGCGAGGAGCCTCACTTCGGTGTCGTTCAGGACCCTCTGCAAGCGCTCCTCGTCGGTGGTATCAACGGTCCGCGTCAGTCCATGTTCCGCATAGACCGCCTTCCGCCGCTTCGCTCCGACACGTACGTCGATCAGCGGGTCCAGATCCGGGTCCTTCAGGCTCGGCTTGAAGACGGTGTACTCGTCGGGGTCGACCTGCCCGCTGACGACCGTCTCGCCCAGTCCGCACGCCGCGCTGATGACGATGACCTCGGGGAATCCGCTCTCCGGGTCGAGGGTGAAGATCACCCCGGCACCGGCCAGGTCCGACCGGACCATGATTTGAACACCGACCGAGAGAGCGACCTGGAGGTGGTCGAAGCCCATCCGCTCCCGGTAGTCGATGGCTCGATCGGTGTAGAGGGACGCATAGCAGCGATGCACCGACTCCAGCAATTGGGCGGTCCCGCGCACGTTCAGGTAGGTCTCCTGCTGGCCTGCGAAGCTCGCCTCCGGCAGGTCCTCGGCGGTGGCGCTGCTGCGTACGGCAACCTCGGGGTCCGCGCGGCCTTCGTCGCGCCCCAGCTGCTCGTACGCCGAGACGATCTCGGCCCGCAGCCCTGGGGGCAGCGGCTCGGCGAGGGTCATCGACCGTATCGCGGCCCCGACCTCATCGAGCGCGGCGCCCTCGTGCAGGCGCGCGATCTGTTCCTCGATCCGCCCCCGGAGTCCGTGTCCGTCCAGCAGCTCTCCGTACGCGGCGGCCGTCGTTGCGAACCCCGGAGGGACGCGCACGCCGGCATCGGCCAGGTGGGCGGTCATCTCACCCAGTGAGGCGTTCTTACCCCCGACACTGCCGACTTCCTGCCGGCCGAGTTCCGCGAACGGTATGACGCGCCGCGTGCTTGCCATGACGACCTCCGGGCTCAATACGGGAGCGGGCGGCCGGACGGAGTGCGCAGGTCCGGCGGCGCGGGCTTGTGGGGCTGCTTCTGGCGGGACTGGATCCTGATGCGCTGCATCGTGGCCACCTCTGGGAAACGGAGCCCGTATCGG
Protein-coding sequences here:
- a CDS encoding universal stress protein, with product MEHTVSGSELGSVVVGVDGSEPARQAALWAAGEAERRGRPLHIVYGADTDGRALYASVETIERVRVAGRELLDEIAAAVKKQHPGLVATTEFGRGDPVASLHRAAGRRGTIVVGNRGLGGFNSLLLGSVGLKVAAGAKTPVIIVRGTESGAESGTVLAGVRDERDLDCVRYAAREAELRKAELRLLQVWNVLQSVGDVMTMMDDIKEIADEYVRHLTALTERIRREFPDLTVRADAEKSASVAGVLVEASRHADLLVMGGRRASAYLGPTLGRHTHSLVHHSHCPVLLIPRHPDEHGSGS
- a CDS encoding universal stress protein, with protein sequence MATAERREIVVGIDPARDWHLPLAWASDEAHRRGIGLRLVVAVPPPQRTRQVDDTPRRTALRQAGSEALTAGYDWARDRHLGLDAATDLIEGFPVPAIGRLSHQARMLVLGSRHLSRTAELFSAGSTVVPVVAQAHCPVVVVGNPEHTTQETPYLVVGIDGSESSKAALALAFEEADLRGAALRAIAVWQPPVFLLHDEEVALQAQRRMLSEATAGWSQKYPDVVLSHEVPIGHPVEELAEAAEHALAVVVGRRGRGGYSGMRLGSVVHGLLHRAFCPVITVPAE
- a CDS encoding flavodoxin domain-containing protein translates to MTSKRVLVAYGTKHGATAGIASEIGRTLREDGLDAVVVPADDVDDVRGYDAVVLGGALYAGHWSGKAKRCAERNEHYLQHRPVYLFSSGPVDSSAEQHDIAPVPAVAREMERLGAREHITFGGSITASTPGFIARAMVRAGKGGDFRNPERIRTWAHHISAELAAPR
- a CDS encoding cation-translocating P-type ATPase, whose translation is MTEAATRPPFPANGLPLSPDPLEPLPLLRRELGTGPSGLSAREAARRLAVYGPNEVRRKARTSLGREIVRQLVHPLAMLLWAAAALAFVADIAVLGWAIVAVVIVNAAFALLQERQAEQAVETLARYLPEYAWVIRDGQPSAVESRELVPGDLIVLEEGAKVPADGRLTDGGIEVDLSMLTGESAPAERVAGPGLAGAPLLQEPNLVFSGTACTEGQAQAIVFATGDHTELGRIAALSQRTQRDPSPLERQVKKVAWLIAAVAVAMGAVFLVAGVAVGLPLTDSLIFAIGLLVANVPEGLLPIITLALAVGVRALARQGAVVKRLSAVETLGSTNVICTDKTGTLTRNRMRLQTVWTPEHGTSKGPWAGELARAGALCTTVTRDAQGHLHGDPTEIALVEGAGAHGAPIDLDRRDADRQVLFRFDPRLRLMSVVQQAEPDGARVIVKGAPESVVGALDGGDSTAALAAADRLAHDGMRVLAVAVRDLPKGAATPARRHDAESGLRLLGLVGLYDPPRPEVAEAVRRCHDAGVRVHIVTGDNGATAAAVAREVGIGVPRLTVVAQSETVGDQELDQLLAQGDAEVVFARSSPETKLHVADTLRAHGQIVAMTGDGVNDAPALHRAHIGVAMGRSGTDVAREASTMVLTDDNFATIVAAIESGRRVYDNVRKFIVYIFAHATPEVVPFLVFALSAGTVPLPLTVLQILAIDLGTETLPALALGRERAEPGVMSRPPRPSSQGVISRDMLIRSWGWLGTVSAALVMTAFFYVLWRAGWHPGDPTGPGTPLHHAYVTATTATFAGIVTCQVGTAMAARTDHAALREIGLFSNHLLLAGIAFELVFAAALVYAPPLQDLFGTAALSLDVVALIATFPVLVWGTDEFRRWARRTRRSTNA
- a CDS encoding Hsp20/alpha crystallin family protein encodes the protein MSGTHLERRRSPFPDFRDWFGTEFPRFPLWRSSFDTFPIPIEVTNKEGQYTLRAELPGMDPDKDIQITVEGDTLTVSAEHTESKEEKDHSEFRYGSFQRVVRLPGPIPSDEVEAAYEDGILTVRVPMPASPEESRRSIPVKRTTADGKGESS
- the ppsA gene encoding phosphoenolpyruvate synthase; protein product: MASTRRVIPFAELGRQEVGSVGGKNASLGEMTAHLADAGVRVPPGFATTAAAYGELLDGHGLRGRIEEQIARLHEGAALDEVGAAIRSMTLAEPLPPGLRAEIVSAYEQLGRDEGRADPEVAVRSSATAEDLPEASFAGQQETYLNVRGTAQLLESVHRCYASLYTDRAIDYRERMGFDHLQVALSVGVQIMVRSDLAGAGVIFTLDPESGFPEVIVISAACGLGETVVSGQVDPDEYTVFKPSLKDPDLDPLIDVRVGAKRRKAVYAEHGLTRTVDTTDEERLQRVLNDTEVRLLADWALTVEGHYGCPMDLEWAKDGLTGDLWIVQARPETVQSRRAASTLRRCRLTAVPGTPLVDGIAVGEAIGSGPVVVLDSPVDLDRFPSGGVLVTGITDPDWEPIMKRASAIVTDHGGRTSHAAIVSRELGVPAVVGTSRATQALHDGQKVTVSCAEGGRGKVYEGLLTYEETETDLADIAATRTHVMLNLADPSAAFRWWRLPADGVGLARLEFIVAHQVKVHPMALLHPERLDPADRCAVDQLTEGYLDRTRYFTDRLAYGIARIAASRWPAPVIVRTSDFKTNEYARLVGGRPFEPVEANPMIGWRGASRYYSDGYREGFALECRALRRVRDEMGLANVVVMIPFCRSLEEADRVLGVMAEEGLRRGENGLKVYVMAEIPANVILAQDFAERFDGFSIGSNDLTQLTLGVDRDSEALAHVFDETNPAVTRSIEILVPRAQAAGRPVGLCGQRPSDDPAFTEFLVKAGIDSISVAPDSFAAVKHHVAAAESVRYGEGRTAPSGTRWSQAEQPSVS
- a CDS encoding Rv1733c family protein; this encodes MSEPGTPGDGPTRSRPATADRVRRLFGGRPNELRRPADRTRRRWNIAFVLSFLIALSCGAVVTTAVWDAESRSAQEAARHRHRIEATTVGAVERAVSNRSGGTSRTVAPAVWEYPAAHQHSATISVPFGTPAGRTVTIWVDDAGREAQAPSAEAQRVLTAAVAGIGSFSLLALATGAVVRLRLLHVETRSLAQWEHEWEAVEPRWSGRLRREKGPGDD
- a CDS encoding DUF1876 domain-containing protein; translation: MSHTAEWKVRLYLFEEDHTTKARLELDTGTNRLTGHGTARCAPQDDDVPEIGDELAVARAMEDLALQMKRAAYGDMQAAGAPSLQESLKPYSGWLDTTA